The sequence TTGAGTGTGTGGGATAGATTGAAAAGGGTCGATTGTGCCATTTTTTAATGAATCATTGATTTTTTTCCCATGTTTTTGTTTTATCCTTGTTCGATGACAAACAAAAGCTAAGGGTAGGgggatattttatttatgaaattaatgTGGGAGCAATGATTTTTTGAAGGAGAAATTTTGCAAAAAGCTGGACACATTCACGAGAGACCTCAACTTTAAGgaaatttattttagatttcttTTATTTCACTTATTCAAATTGGACAAAGAGTCTCTAAATAAAGCACTACACGTGAACAGAGGATAAAGAGAAAGAAGAAGGCAGAACTTGGAGGAAGAAGGAATTTAGGGTTGAAGAAAGCGGATGAAGACAATTTCAAAGGGAAATCACGTCAATAACATTgtgattttctaattttttcagggaatatattttatgaattcaaccaattatgtttttgttttgttttgattttatggaatgaaataaatttatttagacTATGTGATAGGTCAAACAATACTttgtttctattgattttaattttttatcgatgctgatttaatatttcttgttaataACCTGATCATCAATTTAGAAGGTCGTGGTTTAATAATGAATCCAAAGAGGATTggttaaatataataataaatactttgttttattaagcaaaaataattgaataaagTCATCAACACAACTAAAGTAATTTGAGCTCAAATATGATTGAGAAATCAAGAATGCAAAGTGAACCGAAAAAAGCAAACTAATTAGAAGAGAAATTACATAATAATTTTCAacgatttatttaaaattttgataatttaaaacCTTCAAACAGAATCAGCACATATATCCTCAATGAAACTAATCTGAGCAGTATAGGAAGATCCACCTTCTTCCACAGCCAATCTGCTTTCCTTCTGCATTTCCCTAACCTTCTCCCTCACTCTACTACTCCCATCAACATCCATCAGCCGCCGTATCGCCGCCTCGATCTCCTCCGAACCCACAACCTCTGCCTCAGAATCCTTCCTGTAGTCTATCCTGATCGCCTCCGCCATCCCCAACTCCTTCACTAGCTGAAACGCATTCAGCTGTTGCTCTGCGTACAATGGGAACGTCGCAACCGGAACCCCACACCATACGCTCTCCAATGTCGAATTCCAGCCGCAATGCGACACGAATCCGCCCACTGAGGGATGTGACAGCACCTCCATCTGCGGCGCCCATCCTATCAACTTACCTCTCCCTTTAATCCTCTCCAAGAATCCTTCCGGCAATATATCATCGAAATCTTCGTAATCTGTCGGAAGAGGCCTCCCCATCACTGCCGGCGGCGGCTTCCTTACAGACCACAAGAAACGGTGCCCGCATCTCTCCAATGCAACTGCTATCTCCTTCACTTGTGGCACCTCGAAAGTCCCTCTACTTCCAAAGCACAAGAATAGTACAGACGATTCGGGTTGAAGATCGAGCCATTTCTTGATCTCGTCATCGTCGGACTGGCTTTTGGAGCTTCCAACTTGATGGGTTAAATTCAGTATAGGTCCAATGGGGTAAACTTTTGGTGTATTCCCATTTGATAAAGATTGAATAGCATAAGATTCAAGCTCATAAAATGTGTTGATCAAAACACCTTTAACCCTTGCAAATCTTTTGAAACAGTCGAACACGCCCTCCGTTAAGGGACCTTCTGTCACCGCTACAGGAGGCAAGACCTTAGCGGGAACTTTAATGGATAGACAAGGCACAGATAACTCAATGTCGGATTTGTTGTACTGAGTGAGTTCTTGGTTGTGTTCGAATTTAAGGGATGTTAGATGGCGAAACAGGCCAAAAGAAGAAGCGCTGGAAGTGAAAAAGATGTAAGATGGGAGGCCAAATTCATCAGCAACATCGACGAATCTGGTGCAGAACATGTCCACAACAATTCCTGCGATTCGGGCCGAGGATTGTTGGACGAGCTCGGACAACACCTTTCTTACGCTGGGGATTTGTCTATAGATTATATCGAATAAAAAAGTGTCTGATGCGGCGGTTTCTATATTCGGGAGATTGATTATGCGTAAAGAGAAGGCGGTGGAAGTGGAGTTGCTGTCTGAAGAGAATTTTTGGGTGTAAGAGTCGACGAATTCATCCTTGGGGTACTTCATGATGAGTACGGTGATAGAGAGGCGATTGTCTCTCCGGAGGAGAATCTTCGCCGCCTCCACGGTGGAGGCGAGGTGGCTCAGCCCCGGTGAGGGGATAATCACTAGTTCGGTTTTCATTTTCTCAGCGTAGGGATCGATGTAAGTGATAAGGCTTAGGACTCTGCTCTCATTTTTATAGCGTCAATTCTTGTCACTAttagaattttattaatagACTTATCACTGATTTATTAATTCAAACaattattaatttcaaaataatatataagtaATCAGTAGGTGATGGTTTTAtggttaatattttaaatatttgattattattgttttaGGGGGTGTATTCAATCATGCTTATTATATACTAGTTACTCTACACACGCGATGCatgtgtttatttttttttatcattatcgatgaactaaagtgaaatttgacaaattatagagagattaaattgatatttgaattattgaaataaaaaaataaaaataaaaagtgtgtgttgaaattttttttaaaaaaaatcaaaaaacaaaaagtgtaatattaatatcatataaggataaaatatgaagaaaaaattgatgTCTTTCATAAGTAGTTACTATCATgttctcaactttaataaaataaaatagatacaTGTAAATGCTTCTCCCACTCTTACAAAAATTGTATGAGAGTCTTCCTCGGGAGGACTTTATAGatattaattaacaaatatttaaattatgaaaatggaATCATCTTGTAATTACGATTATATGTTCAGATATAGGCAAAACACTTGCAAGTTCTAGTTATTTTCCTTGGTAAAATTGTAATTTGAAGAATGTGATTTTATTTGTaggatgattttaaaattaatttataatgatgtgacatatttaaaatacaccacaattattattgaaatttcttaattttatatatagtaGATTtataacttgattttttttttaaatccaaacAAGCTACGAGGATTTCAATCCATAAAtacaaggcaaaaacttgtgttagacggtctcacggatcgtattatgtgaaacagatctcttatttgggtcatacaagaaaaaatattattttttatgttaagattattactttttattgtgaatatcggtagggttgacccatcttacatataaagattcgtgagatcgtctcacaatagacctactttaaatacaaatacaatctaacatttttttaaaataaagaaaataagattaattataaaaacccaacatatttttgaataaaattggGCATCTActgttgaaatatatttttcaagatCCAAATCCAAAATATcgataaaaataaagtttgggACTCCACACGGCTTCAATTGTGGGTCGAAATTGACTAcgatattttaatataaaagagtaaaattttaattttataatagaAAAAGCAAAAAACATCGAGGAAAGAAAGTAGAAATCaaagtaaaattttattttagagaGATAGACTTTGTATCGGGGAAATTGGTAATTTTGTCATATATGATTTTGAGTCTATGATTTGAGtcatatatattatcaaataaagATTATCAAAGTTTAGTATAAGATCATTatatataagattttatttaagagaACAAATTGTAAAACGATGTTAAACAAACACTCAAATATAGTGATTTAAAATCATTATCTTTTAGCGCGAAATACgataattaaaaatcattctttttttttttaagaacacAACATTTATAATATGGTTGCGCAATAGATAAAAACATTATCTTTGACGATGAAAGACACAATTCGACGACGGCAAAAATTTGAGAGTCAAAGAAAATAGTtcctcaaaattttataaacgttgaatttttaacataaactattgttattttaatattttaaataaatttttttgtttttattaattaaacatCGAGCAACCCATTGAACCATTAATTACAAACCTATTTAGAACGTAAAATGTAGAAACACGTCAAAagaattgtaaaaataaaaaagtattattatacacacacacaccgtGCAACTTTTCAAAATTCTaagaaactaaataaaaaaatgaatattttaataaaagtttaaaaaaataaaattaaaaaaaaaaattgagaagacAATATCAAATTTTGTTTGAAGATAGGGAAAGcttctagaaaaaaaaaacaaaaaaataaataatatttgattggATCCAAGGAAAAAGTTGAGGAGAGTTGATTTTCCAAGTAAAGTTTGACACTCAAGTCTTCacacaaaactttgaaaattgcaattagtttatttatttatttatttatttatttatctatttatcttggtcaatttatttttatgcacaATAATAGTTGATAAAAATACCTTTTTATTAATGTGATATGTTgcttaagaaaaatattttgaaaaaatcagAACCACATTTTTTGGTATTGAGTTGTTTAAAGAAAACCAAAAACTGTATTCATCTTAAAGAAAACGAGAGCCATAATTTTTGGTTTTGAGCCGTTAGCATCTCATAAATATGAGTTCAAAATATATGGTTGTCTTGTATCCACAATTAAACCTATGAGTTCTTATCCTTAGGATTGGTATATTCTttggcatagtttggtacacttgATAACTAAATGATTAATAAGTTATCATCCTTCATCCcatgtttggttcattttttaaTAACCCATAAAAATTGGATGGGCCCGTGATAATGGTTGTTCACTATGGAGAAGACATCCCTCTAATGTGTAGGGATATctacatgataaataataaattctatGAAATGACATTATTGCCTCCATTTCTCAAGCATTGagatttaaattagttttaGATATTCATTCGAAAAAAAATTGTCATTGATATTGTGTTAGGACatacataatttatataattttaaaaatatatttttgttattaaaatttaaaactaaataattagTATTAAAATGNCTATGCTTTTATATATTCTGTAGTTTCTTTGAATCAAGTGAAGCATTACAAATCTTTCCATCCACCCCATATATTGTCATCTTCGCTTCGTGTTAGAATATAACCTTTAAAGAGAATTAGAACACACTTTAAGAAGAAATACTAGTAAACCGAATTGAGAATGTTggtttaatatttcttgttaataACCATATCACCAATTTACAAGTTTGTTGATTAACAATGAATCGAAAGAGGATTGGTTAAATATATTAACAAAACGTCAATCCACACATTATTAAATCGACTAGGAATAATATTCAGTTTCAAATTATTGGAAGAAATAGTTTTAAATAAACCTTTATtttgctttaaaattttcaataactCTCATGTGTtggaaaaagataaaaaaatattggaagAGTTTGAAAAAAATCACGAAGGAATAGAAGGCGAtcgatgaaaaaaataatataatgattgaaAAAAGGAAGATGAAAGAATGTTGTATGGTGTGGTGatcgagaaaaaaaaattaaagataatatttttgagaattaaaaaaaaaatgaaggaagCTGAAAAAAGCTCAAGGAAGATGAAAAATGACGGGggaatttgggaaaaaaaataaaagaaaggacAACAGATGAAAGTAAGAGGAAGATGAAAAAATTAGATGAATGATGATGAAATTCAATAAGAGGTGGATGATTAGAGTAAGAAATTACCTGTGAGCCGTGGTATAAATTATAAGCTTGAAAAGACCTATTTACCTGGTCATATTCTTCTAACATTTAGCGGAGAAGGATATGAAAGATAAACTTATGGAGAGTTTAatgaaaaattcagaaaatttgAGCGCTCCTTGAACTAAAACACCTTTGAGGAATATGAGTTTTGAATTTTGCATTACACACGTCTCATTATTTTGATACTTTCTAGTGAATGCTTGACTTTTGAAGTTGCAAcgaaaatgaattttatgaCTTTTGAAATGTGTtataattgttgaaaaattatttaaaaatgtgttaaatatttgtgttgaaaatgtgaatgttgaatgttgaaaattaggtaaaattaggtgttgaatattgaaaattagtgtgtgatgatgtaggtaatgatgtattttatttttggattatttgtaaaaattttctataaatagatctctcatttgtgaagaaaatcacaattgagttgagagaaaaatattataaagtgtgtagtgtgataattttgagagtttgagatttttacttttttaccgtaaatttttactttttcacaacacgttatcagcacgaagctctaaaagtcctccatatttttccaagctccgaacagaagaaaaaggtaacaaaagtaataatatttattttactgttatttatttattgtttatatatgtaatatataatataatgttattgttagaaataataaaaataattttttcaaaaacttgttataaatcctgggaggatgttaagacgacatcccacactcccggtaagggatacgacaagtataaaagcctataaggttttttaaacaaaataacttatgacacctaattataataatgtgatatgatatacataattatttaaatatgactaatattatatacaccatattattaccataaaattatacaaatacatacatttattttcttatacaccaacggtaataaacggtaacaaaacggctagtttttgctctataaatacaatctcacaaatacattcaatcactccaactttctcttcttctctaaaaattattcttcatcaaattttcgaagaaaaaaagaagatggctttcacgaggttatttttaattattttggttatcatactcaccagtcttgtatttatcggagaatatcctcctcgtgtgttttctttatttttacgaatacttgtacttgttgtttatccattactttgtattgcaatattcattaactaataaaatgcatcgtaatttttagtaccaccatggcaaacttggcaaagctcgaattcatcgctcttgat comes from Primulina huaijiensis isolate GDHJ02 chromosome 17, ASM1229523v2, whole genome shotgun sequence and encodes:
- the LOC140962516 gene encoding anthocyanidin 3-O-glucosyltransferase 2-like; this translates as MKTELVIIPSPGLSHLASTVEAAKILLRRDNRLSITVLIMKYPKDEFVDSYTQKFSSDSNSTSTAFSLRIINLPNIETAASDTFLFDIIYRQIPSVRKVLSELVQQSSARIAGIVVDMFCTRFVDVADEFGLPSYIFFTSSASSFGLFRHLTSLKFEHNQELTQYNKSDIELSVPCLSIKVPAKVLPPVAVTEGPLTEGVFDCFKRFARVKGVLINTFYELESYAIQSLSNGNTPKVYPIGPILNLTHQVGSSKSQSDDDEIKKWLDLQPESSVLFLCFGSRGTFEVPQVKEIAVALERCGHRFLWSVRKPPPAVMGRPLPTDYEDFDDILPEGFLERIKGRGKLIGWAPQMEVLSHPSVGGFVSHCGWNSTLESVWCGVPVATFPLYAEQQLNAFQLVKELGMAEAIRIDYRKDSEAEVVGSEEIEAAIRRLMDVDGSSRVREKVREMQKESRLAVEEGGSSYTAQISFIEDICADSV